A section of the Oryzias latipes chromosome 8, ASM223467v1 genome encodes:
- the LOC101166632 gene encoding potassium channel subfamily T member 2 isoform X2: MVELEKEVLPLPPRYRFRDLLLGDWQSDDRVQVEFYVNENTFKERLKLFFIKNQRSSLRVRMFNFALKVLSCLLYIVRVLLDNPQEERQDCIGGLNCSKQNTSSRPWSEFDWKLIIWVDRPLPLWALQVLVAFISFSETMLLVYLSYKGNVWEQVLRVPFILEMISTVPFMITVILPSFRNLFIPVFLNCWLAKHALENMINDLHRAIQRTHSAMFNQVVILISTLVCLMFTCICGIQHLERAGNNLTLFDSLYFCVVTFSTVGFGDVTPQIWPSQLLVVIMIFVALIVLPIQFEQLAFLWMERQKSGGNYSRYRAQTEKHVVLCVSCLKIDLLMDFLNEFFAHPRLQDYYVVILCPAEMDVQVRRVLHVPLWAQRVIYLQGSALKDQDLMRAKMDDAEACFILSNRFEVDRIAADHQTILRAWAVKDFAPNCPLYVQILKPENKFHVKFADHVVCEEEFKYAMLALNCVCPGTSTLITLLIHSSRGQEGGSSSDQWHRTYRRCSANEVHHIRLEESKFFGEYQGKSFTFASFHAHKKYGVCLIGVRRLDTTNILLNPGPCHIMGASDTCFYINISKEENSAFVRGQREPSWGGTGGNTRGVQQSIYHGLTRLPVHSIIASMGTVAIDLQDSSDSSPESQDPGGPGLGSGRASRSSSRAEMAGVNTLALPAMGDSAEERRHSIAPVLELVDGVNNPTFDLLGDQSEDEGAEESKDDSDRDESANWWGRHCEWVKGYPLNSPYIGSSPTLCHLLQEKMPFCCLRMDKACHHIPFEDARSYGFKTKLIIVSAESAGNGLYNFIVPLRAYYRPRKELNPIVLLLESIPEADFLEAICWFPMVFYTVGSIDNLDSLLRCGVTFADTMVVVDKESSMIAEEDYMADAKTIVNVQTLFRLFPALSIITELTHPANMRFMQFKVKDHYSLALSKLEKKEREKGSNLVFMFRLPFAAGKVFSVSMLDTLLYQSFVKDYMISISRLLLGLDSMPGSGFLCAMKITEDDLWIRTYGRLYQKLCSSTGDIPIGIYRTEAHKLPVSESQVSITVEDYEDTREPREPLLSRTGAHRNSTSSEPISTSSHSSDHPLLRRKSMQWARRLSRKGGRGSSGAKGGPGSAAERITQQRLTLFRRSERQELNALVRTRMKHLGLSPTGFNGMTDQGNRLSYILINPSPDTRLELHDVVYLIRPDPLSLVPNQGSSRKCSAGLSESHRFNTQDSTHL; the protein is encoded by the exons GGTGCAGGTAGAGTTCTATGTGAATGAGAACACTTTCAAGGAGCGCCTGAAGCTTTTCTTCATCAAAAACCAAAGATCCA GTCTGCGAGTGCGAATGTTTAATTTTGCCCTGAAAGTGCTGAGTTGCCTCCTCTACATTGTTCGAGTCCTGCTTGACAACCCACAAGAGGAGAGACAGGACTG cATTGGAGGACTTAACTGCTCCAAGCAAAACACATCATCCCGTCCCTGGAGTGAGTTTGACTG GAAACTCATCATCTGGGTTGACAGACCTCTGCCGCTCTGGGCCCTGCAG GTGCTTGTGGCTTTCATCAGCTTTTCAGAAACTATGTTGCTCGTCTATCTCAGCTACAAG GGCAACGTCTGGGAACAAGTGTTGCGTGTCCCGTTCATTCTGGAGATGATCAGCACCGTCCCCTTCATGATCACT GTGATTTTGCCCTCCTTCAGAAATCTCTTCATCCCTGTATTTCTCAACTGCTGGTTAGCCAAACACGCCTTGGAGAACATGATT AATGACCTGCACAGAGCCATCCAGAGGACACACTCAGCCATGTTTAACCAGGTGGTGATACTAATCAGCACTCTGGTTTGTCTAATGTTTACATG CATCTGTGGCATCCAGCACCTCGAGCGCGCGGGAAACAACCTGACCCTGTTCGACTCGCTTTACTTCTGCGTCGTCACCTTCTCCACCGTGGGCTTTGGGGACGTCACCCCCCAGATCTGGCCTTCACAGCTCCTGGTCGTCATCATGATTTTTGTGGCGCTCATTGTGCTTCCCATCCAG TTTGAGCAGCTGGCCTTCCTGTGGATGGAGCGGCAGAAATCCGGAGGCAACTACAGCCGCTACCGGGCACAGACGGAGAAACATGTGGTGCTGTGCGTCAGCTGTCTCAAGATTGACCTCCTCATGGACTTCCTCAACGAGTTCTTCGCGCATCCTCGGCTGCAG GACTACTACGTGGTTATCCTTTGTCCAGCTGAGATGGATGTTCAAGTCAGACGGGTCCTTCATGTCCCTCTTTGGGCCCAGAGAGTCATTTACTTGCAGGGGTCTGCCCTCAAAGACCAGGACCTGATGAGGGCCAA AATGGACGATGCTGAGGCCTGCTTTATTCTCAGCAACCGATTTGAAGTGGACCGCATTGCTGCT GATCATCAGACAATCCTGCGTGCCTGGGCTGTCAAAGACTTTGCTCCAAACTGCCCCCTGTACGTCCAGATCCTCAAGCCGGAAAACAAGTTCCACGTCAAGTTTGCAG ATCATGTTGTGTGCGAAGAGGAGTTTAAGTACGCAATGCTGGCTTTAAACTGCGTGTGCCCTGGTACCTCAACTCTCATCACTCTGCTGATCCACTCCTCCAGAGGACA aGAAGGCGGAAGTTCCTCAGACCAGTGGCACCGGACCTACAGACGATGCTCTGCCAACGAGGTGCATCACATTCGCCTGGAAGAAAGCAAATTCTTTGGGGAATACCAGGGCAAGAGTTTCACTTTTGCATCTTTTCATGCACACAAAAA GTATGGAGTCTGCTTAATCGGCGTGCGCAGACTGGACACCACCAACATCTTGTTAAATCCTGGGCCTTGTCACATCATGGGGGCCTCGGACACCTGCTTCTACATCAACATCTCCAAGGAAGAGAACTCTGCGTTTGTCAGGGGTCAGAGGGAACCGTCATGGGGAGGCACAGGGGGAAATACCAGAGGAGTGCAGCAGAGTATCTACCATGGACTCACACGCCTGCCAGTCCATAGTATCATTGCCAGCATGG GCACTGTGGCCATCGACCTGCAGGACTCCAGTGACAGCAGCCCAGAAAGCCAGGACCCAGGAGGCCCGGGGCTAGGGAGTGGAAGAGCAAGCAGAAGCAGCTCCAGGGCTGAAATGGCCGGCGTCAACACTTTGGCTTTGCCGGCCATGGGGGATTCAGCTGAGGAAAGGCGGCACAGCATCGCCCCCGTCCTGGAGCTGGTGGACGGCGTCAACAATCCCACCTTTGACCTTCTGGGAGACCAGTCAGAGGACGAAGGAGCAGAGGAGAGCAAGGATGACAGTGACAGGGATGAGAGCGCCAACTGGTGGGGCCGACACTGCGA GTGGGTGAAGGGATACCCACTAAACTCCCCCTACATCGGTAGTTCCCCTACGTTGTGCCATCTCCTACAAGAAAAGATGCCCTTCTGCTGTCTGCGCATGGACAAG GCTTGCCACCACATCCCGTTTGAGGATGCACGTTCCTATGGCTTCAAAACTAAATTGATCATTGTGTCAGCGGAGAGTGCAGGAAACGGGCTTTACAACTTCATTGTGCCTCTACGGGCTTACTACCGACCCAGGAAGGAGCTCAACCCTATTGTGCTGCTGTTGGAGAGCAT ACCTGAAGCAGATTTCCTAGAAGCAATCTGCTGGTTTCCCATGGTGTTCTACACAGTGGGTTCCATTGACAA TCTGGACAGTTTGCTTCGTTGTGGAGTCACGTTTGCCGACACCATGGTGGTGGTTGACAAAGAGAGCTCCATGATTGCAGAGGAGGACTACATGGCTGATGCAAAAACCATTGTCAATGTACAAACCCTATTCAG ACTGTTCCCGGCGCTCAGTATCATCACAGAGCTCACTCATCCAGCCAACATGCGCTTTATGCAATTCAAAGTCAAAGACCACTACTCCTTGGCCCTGTCCAAACTAGAAAAG aaagaaagagagaaaggaTCCAACCTGGTCTTCATGTTTCGTCTTCCTTTTGCCGCTGGGAAAGTGTTCAGTGTTAGCATGCTGGACACTCTCCTCTACCAG TCGTTTGTGAAGGACTACATGATCTCCATCTCCAGACTGCTGCTTGGTTTGGACTCCATGCCTGGCTCAGGTTTCCTTTGTGCT atgAAAATCACAGAAGACGATCTGTGGATCCGAACCTACGGCCGACTCTACCAGAAGCTGTGCTCCTCCACTGGAGACATCCCTATAGGCATCTACCGAACAGAGGCACACAAGCTTCCAGTGTCTGAA TCTCAGGTATCCATCACGGTTGAAGACTACGAGGACACCAGAGAACCCAGAGAGCCCCTTCTGTCCCGCACAGGCGCTCACCGTAACTCCACTTCCTCAGAACCCATCTCCACCTCCTCCCACTCCTCCGACCACCCGCTGCTTAGGAGGAAGAGCATGCAGTGGGCTCGGCGCCTGAGCCGGAAAGGGGGCCGAGGGTCCAGTGGGGCCAAAGGGGGTCCAGGCAGTGCAGCGGAGAGGATCACTCAGCAGAGACTGACCCTGTTCCGACGTTCGGAGCGGCAGGAGCTGAACGCTTTGGTGCGAACGAGGATGAAACACTTGGGTCTTTCTCCAACTGGATTCA ATGGGATGACAGACCAAGGAAACAGACTGTCGTACATCCTCATCAACCCCTCCCCAGACACCAGACTGGAGCTGCACGACGTCGT GTACCTGATCAGACCGGACCCCCTCTCCCTAGTGCCCAATCAGGGGAGCAGCAGGAAGTGCAGCGCCGGACTATCAGAGAGCCACAGGTTTAACACGCAGGACAGCACTCATCTGTGA
- the LOC101166632 gene encoding potassium channel subfamily T member 2 isoform X1: MVELEKEVLPLPPRYRFRDLLLGDWQSDDRVQVEFYVNENTFKERLKLFFIKNQRSSLRVRMFNFALKVLSCLLYIVRVLLDNPQEERQDCIGGLNCSKQNTSSRPWSEFDWKLIIWVDRPLPLWALQVLVAFISFSETMLLVYLSYKGNVWEQVLRVPFILEMISTVPFMITVILPSFRNLFIPVFLNCWLAKHALENMINDLHRAIQRTHSAMFNQVVILISTLVCLMFTCICGIQHLERAGNNLTLFDSLYFCVVTFSTVGFGDVTPQIWPSQLLVVIMIFVALIVLPIQFEQLAFLWMERQKSGGNYSRYRAQTEKHVVLCVSCLKIDLLMDFLNEFFAHPRLQDYYVVILCPAEMDVQVRRVLHVPLWAQRVIYLQGSALKDQDLMRAKMDDAEACFILSNRFEVDRIAADHQTILRAWAVKDFAPNCPLYVQILKPENKFHVKFADHVVCEEEFKYAMLALNCVCPGTSTLITLLIHSSRGQTAHQEAFKQRAGAFQVLNREGGSSSDQWHRTYRRCSANEVHHIRLEESKFFGEYQGKSFTFASFHAHKKYGVCLIGVRRLDTTNILLNPGPCHIMGASDTCFYINISKEENSAFVRGQREPSWGGTGGNTRGVQQSIYHGLTRLPVHSIIASMGTVAIDLQDSSDSSPESQDPGGPGLGSGRASRSSSRAEMAGVNTLALPAMGDSAEERRHSIAPVLELVDGVNNPTFDLLGDQSEDEGAEESKDDSDRDESANWWGRHCEWVKGYPLNSPYIGSSPTLCHLLQEKMPFCCLRMDKACHHIPFEDARSYGFKTKLIIVSAESAGNGLYNFIVPLRAYYRPRKELNPIVLLLESIPEADFLEAICWFPMVFYTVGSIDNLDSLLRCGVTFADTMVVVDKESSMIAEEDYMADAKTIVNVQTLFRLFPALSIITELTHPANMRFMQFKVKDHYSLALSKLEKKEREKGSNLVFMFRLPFAAGKVFSVSMLDTLLYQSFVKDYMISISRLLLGLDSMPGSGFLCAMKITEDDLWIRTYGRLYQKLCSSTGDIPIGIYRTEAHKLPVSESQVSITVEDYEDTREPREPLLSRTGAHRNSTSSEPISTSSHSSDHPLLRRKSMQWARRLSRKGGRGSSGAKGGPGSAAERITQQRLTLFRRSERQELNALVRTRMKHLGLSPTGFNGMTDQGNRLSYILINPSPDTRLELHDVVYLIRPDPLSLVPNQGSSRKCSAGLSESHRFNTQDSTHL; encoded by the exons GGTGCAGGTAGAGTTCTATGTGAATGAGAACACTTTCAAGGAGCGCCTGAAGCTTTTCTTCATCAAAAACCAAAGATCCA GTCTGCGAGTGCGAATGTTTAATTTTGCCCTGAAAGTGCTGAGTTGCCTCCTCTACATTGTTCGAGTCCTGCTTGACAACCCACAAGAGGAGAGACAGGACTG cATTGGAGGACTTAACTGCTCCAAGCAAAACACATCATCCCGTCCCTGGAGTGAGTTTGACTG GAAACTCATCATCTGGGTTGACAGACCTCTGCCGCTCTGGGCCCTGCAG GTGCTTGTGGCTTTCATCAGCTTTTCAGAAACTATGTTGCTCGTCTATCTCAGCTACAAG GGCAACGTCTGGGAACAAGTGTTGCGTGTCCCGTTCATTCTGGAGATGATCAGCACCGTCCCCTTCATGATCACT GTGATTTTGCCCTCCTTCAGAAATCTCTTCATCCCTGTATTTCTCAACTGCTGGTTAGCCAAACACGCCTTGGAGAACATGATT AATGACCTGCACAGAGCCATCCAGAGGACACACTCAGCCATGTTTAACCAGGTGGTGATACTAATCAGCACTCTGGTTTGTCTAATGTTTACATG CATCTGTGGCATCCAGCACCTCGAGCGCGCGGGAAACAACCTGACCCTGTTCGACTCGCTTTACTTCTGCGTCGTCACCTTCTCCACCGTGGGCTTTGGGGACGTCACCCCCCAGATCTGGCCTTCACAGCTCCTGGTCGTCATCATGATTTTTGTGGCGCTCATTGTGCTTCCCATCCAG TTTGAGCAGCTGGCCTTCCTGTGGATGGAGCGGCAGAAATCCGGAGGCAACTACAGCCGCTACCGGGCACAGACGGAGAAACATGTGGTGCTGTGCGTCAGCTGTCTCAAGATTGACCTCCTCATGGACTTCCTCAACGAGTTCTTCGCGCATCCTCGGCTGCAG GACTACTACGTGGTTATCCTTTGTCCAGCTGAGATGGATGTTCAAGTCAGACGGGTCCTTCATGTCCCTCTTTGGGCCCAGAGAGTCATTTACTTGCAGGGGTCTGCCCTCAAAGACCAGGACCTGATGAGGGCCAA AATGGACGATGCTGAGGCCTGCTTTATTCTCAGCAACCGATTTGAAGTGGACCGCATTGCTGCT GATCATCAGACAATCCTGCGTGCCTGGGCTGTCAAAGACTTTGCTCCAAACTGCCCCCTGTACGTCCAGATCCTCAAGCCGGAAAACAAGTTCCACGTCAAGTTTGCAG ATCATGTTGTGTGCGAAGAGGAGTTTAAGTACGCAATGCTGGCTTTAAACTGCGTGTGCCCTGGTACCTCAACTCTCATCACTCTGCTGATCCACTCCTCCAGAGGACA gaCCGCACATCAAGAGGCCTTTAAGCAACGTGCGGGAGCCTTTCAAGTCCTCAACAG aGAAGGCGGAAGTTCCTCAGACCAGTGGCACCGGACCTACAGACGATGCTCTGCCAACGAGGTGCATCACATTCGCCTGGAAGAAAGCAAATTCTTTGGGGAATACCAGGGCAAGAGTTTCACTTTTGCATCTTTTCATGCACACAAAAA GTATGGAGTCTGCTTAATCGGCGTGCGCAGACTGGACACCACCAACATCTTGTTAAATCCTGGGCCTTGTCACATCATGGGGGCCTCGGACACCTGCTTCTACATCAACATCTCCAAGGAAGAGAACTCTGCGTTTGTCAGGGGTCAGAGGGAACCGTCATGGGGAGGCACAGGGGGAAATACCAGAGGAGTGCAGCAGAGTATCTACCATGGACTCACACGCCTGCCAGTCCATAGTATCATTGCCAGCATGG GCACTGTGGCCATCGACCTGCAGGACTCCAGTGACAGCAGCCCAGAAAGCCAGGACCCAGGAGGCCCGGGGCTAGGGAGTGGAAGAGCAAGCAGAAGCAGCTCCAGGGCTGAAATGGCCGGCGTCAACACTTTGGCTTTGCCGGCCATGGGGGATTCAGCTGAGGAAAGGCGGCACAGCATCGCCCCCGTCCTGGAGCTGGTGGACGGCGTCAACAATCCCACCTTTGACCTTCTGGGAGACCAGTCAGAGGACGAAGGAGCAGAGGAGAGCAAGGATGACAGTGACAGGGATGAGAGCGCCAACTGGTGGGGCCGACACTGCGA GTGGGTGAAGGGATACCCACTAAACTCCCCCTACATCGGTAGTTCCCCTACGTTGTGCCATCTCCTACAAGAAAAGATGCCCTTCTGCTGTCTGCGCATGGACAAG GCTTGCCACCACATCCCGTTTGAGGATGCACGTTCCTATGGCTTCAAAACTAAATTGATCATTGTGTCAGCGGAGAGTGCAGGAAACGGGCTTTACAACTTCATTGTGCCTCTACGGGCTTACTACCGACCCAGGAAGGAGCTCAACCCTATTGTGCTGCTGTTGGAGAGCAT ACCTGAAGCAGATTTCCTAGAAGCAATCTGCTGGTTTCCCATGGTGTTCTACACAGTGGGTTCCATTGACAA TCTGGACAGTTTGCTTCGTTGTGGAGTCACGTTTGCCGACACCATGGTGGTGGTTGACAAAGAGAGCTCCATGATTGCAGAGGAGGACTACATGGCTGATGCAAAAACCATTGTCAATGTACAAACCCTATTCAG ACTGTTCCCGGCGCTCAGTATCATCACAGAGCTCACTCATCCAGCCAACATGCGCTTTATGCAATTCAAAGTCAAAGACCACTACTCCTTGGCCCTGTCCAAACTAGAAAAG aaagaaagagagaaaggaTCCAACCTGGTCTTCATGTTTCGTCTTCCTTTTGCCGCTGGGAAAGTGTTCAGTGTTAGCATGCTGGACACTCTCCTCTACCAG TCGTTTGTGAAGGACTACATGATCTCCATCTCCAGACTGCTGCTTGGTTTGGACTCCATGCCTGGCTCAGGTTTCCTTTGTGCT atgAAAATCACAGAAGACGATCTGTGGATCCGAACCTACGGCCGACTCTACCAGAAGCTGTGCTCCTCCACTGGAGACATCCCTATAGGCATCTACCGAACAGAGGCACACAAGCTTCCAGTGTCTGAA TCTCAGGTATCCATCACGGTTGAAGACTACGAGGACACCAGAGAACCCAGAGAGCCCCTTCTGTCCCGCACAGGCGCTCACCGTAACTCCACTTCCTCAGAACCCATCTCCACCTCCTCCCACTCCTCCGACCACCCGCTGCTTAGGAGGAAGAGCATGCAGTGGGCTCGGCGCCTGAGCCGGAAAGGGGGCCGAGGGTCCAGTGGGGCCAAAGGGGGTCCAGGCAGTGCAGCGGAGAGGATCACTCAGCAGAGACTGACCCTGTTCCGACGTTCGGAGCGGCAGGAGCTGAACGCTTTGGTGCGAACGAGGATGAAACACTTGGGTCTTTCTCCAACTGGATTCA ATGGGATGACAGACCAAGGAAACAGACTGTCGTACATCCTCATCAACCCCTCCCCAGACACCAGACTGGAGCTGCACGACGTCGT GTACCTGATCAGACCGGACCCCCTCTCCCTAGTGCCCAATCAGGGGAGCAGCAGGAAGTGCAGCGCCGGACTATCAGAGAGCCACAGGTTTAACACGCAGGACAGCACTCATCTGTGA